The following coding sequences are from one Zalophus californianus isolate mZalCal1 chromosome 5, mZalCal1.pri.v2, whole genome shotgun sequence window:
- the LOC113929582 gene encoding LOW QUALITY PROTEIN: olfactory receptor 2T8-like (The sequence of the model RefSeq protein was modified relative to this genomic sequence to represent the inferred CDS: inserted 2 bases in 2 codons; substituted 1 base at 1 genomic stop codon) has protein sequence MMKTLSSISSFAVSLLFEXMKIWNTTSDFILLGLFNHTEAHLFLFVMVLTIAFTSLVGNALMIFLIHXDARLHMPMYFLLSQLSLMDMMLVSTIVPKMAADYLTGQKSISPAGCGLQIFFFITLEGGECFLLASMSYDCYVAICHPLRYPVLMSWQLCXRMTVGSWFLGAADGLMQAAASLSFPFCDTHEINHFFCEAPTLVRLACADTSVFENVRYICCVLMLLVPFSLILISYSLIFAAVLKMRSREPHKKAFATCSSHLSLVGLFYGAAVFIFMRPKSYTSANHDKIVSVFYTIFTPLLNPIIYSLRNSDDKGALRKCMGQCAALSHE, from the exons ATGATGAAAACTCTATcatctatttcttcatttgcagTGTCACTCCTGTTTG ACATGAAAATCTGGAACACCACCTCAGATTTCATTCTCCTAGGACTCTTTAACCACACAGAAGCCCACTTATTTCTCTTTGTGATGGTTCTGACAATTGCCTTCACCTCCCTAGTGGGCAATGCCCTCATGATTTTCCTGATTCACTAGGATGCTCGGCTCCACATGCCCATGTACTTCCTACTGAGCCAACTGTCCCTCATGGACATGATGCTGGTCTCTACCATTGTGCCCAAAATGGCAGCTGACTACTTGACTGGTCAGAAGTCCATCTCCCCTGCTGGCTGTGGGTTGCAGATCTTCTTCTTCATCACTTTGGAAGGGGGCGAGTGCTTCCTCTTAGCATCCATGTCCTATGACTGCTATGTGGCTATTTGCCACCCACTGAGATACCCAGTTCTCATGAGCTGGCAATTAT CTAGAATGACTGTGGGGTCTTGGTTCCTGGGGGCAGCTGATGGGCTTATGCAGGCTGCTGCTAGCCTGAGCTTCCCATTTTGCGATACACATGAGATCAATCATTTCTTCTGTGAGGCCCCTACCCTGGTGCGTTTGGCTTGTGCTGACACATCAGTCTTTGAAAATGTCAGGTACATCTGCTGTGTATTAATGCTCCTTGTCCCATTTTCTCTCATCCTGATTTCCTACAGTCTCATTTTTGCTGCAGTTCTCAAGATGCGTTCTAGAGAGCCCCACAAGAAGGCTTTTGCCACCTGCTCCTCACATCTCTCTCTGGTGGGACTCTTTTATGGAGCTGCTGTTTTTATCTTCATGAGACCCAAATCCTACACGTCAGCTAATCATGATAAAATAGTGTCAGTGTTCTATACTATCTTCACTCCTTTGTTGAACCCCATCATCTACAGTCTGAGGAACAGTGATGACAAGGGAGCCCTGAGAAAGTGTATGGGTCAGTGTGCTGCCTTAAGTCACGAATAA